In the genome of Actinomadura graeca, one region contains:
- the recF gene encoding DNA replication/repair protein RecF (All proteins in this family for which functions are known are DNA-binding proteins that assist the filamentation of RecA onto DNA for the initiation of recombination or recombinational repair.) produces MHVAHLSLQDFRSYATAEVAIEPGVTTFVGPNGQGKTNLVEAIGYVAAHGSHRASTDAPLVRHGAPRAIVRAGVVKDDRKALIELEINPGKANRARLNRSPVPRPREILGMLRTVLFAPEDLTLVKGDPGERRRFMDELLTARAPRFAGVRSDYDRVLKQRNALLKSAAAHRRSPGPEVLATLDVWDSHLARTGSELLAARLDLVAAIRPLVARAYAALAPASSAVDLYYKSSLGDTELSTDRGQLAEQMLTAVADARKQELERGVSLVGPHRDELVLRLGELPARGYASHGESWSFALGLRLGAFDLLRADGDDPVLILDDVFAELDTGRRSRLAEMVAPAEQVLITAAVPADVPAELTGGSYTVSDGQVVRERTGPQS; encoded by the coding sequence GTGCACGTCGCCCACCTCTCCCTCCAGGACTTCCGCTCGTACGCCACTGCCGAGGTGGCGATCGAGCCGGGGGTGACCACGTTCGTGGGCCCCAACGGGCAGGGCAAGACGAACCTGGTCGAGGCCATCGGCTACGTCGCCGCACACGGCAGTCACCGGGCGTCCACCGATGCCCCCCTCGTCCGGCACGGCGCGCCGCGCGCGATCGTCCGGGCCGGGGTGGTGAAGGACGACCGCAAGGCGCTGATCGAGCTTGAGATCAACCCCGGGAAGGCGAACCGGGCCAGGCTGAACCGCTCCCCCGTCCCCAGGCCGCGGGAGATCCTGGGGATGCTGCGGACGGTCCTGTTCGCCCCCGAGGACCTCACGCTGGTGAAGGGCGATCCGGGGGAGCGGCGGCGGTTCATGGACGAGCTGCTGACGGCCCGTGCCCCGCGCTTCGCCGGCGTCCGGTCCGACTATGACCGTGTCCTCAAGCAGCGCAACGCCCTGCTGAAGTCGGCGGCGGCGCACCGGCGCTCCCCCGGCCCCGAGGTGCTGGCCACGCTGGACGTGTGGGACTCCCATCTCGCCCGGACGGGCTCCGAGTTGCTGGCCGCGCGCCTGGACCTGGTGGCCGCGATCCGTCCACTCGTCGCGCGCGCGTATGCGGCCCTTGCGCCTGCCAGTAGCGCTGTGGACCTTTACTACAAGAGCTCCTTGGGGGACACGGAGTTGTCCACAGACCGTGGACAACTGGCCGAGCAGATGCTCACGGCCGTGGCCGATGCCCGGAAGCAGGAGCTGGAGCGCGGTGTCAGCCTTGTGGGCCCGCACCGGGACGAGCTCGTCCTGCGGCTGGGGGAGCTGCCCGCCCGCGGGTACGCCAGCCACGGCGAGTCGTGGTCGTTCGCGCTCGGGCTGCGGCTCGGCGCGTTCGACCTGCTCCGCGCGGACGGTGACGACCCCGTCCTGATCTTGGACGACGTGTTCGCCGAGCTGGACACCGGCCGCCGCAGCCGCCTCGCGGAGATGGTCGCGCCGGCCGAGCAGGTCCTGATCACGGCGGCCGTCCCCGCGGACGTCCCGGCCGAATTGACCGGGGGCTCGTATACCGTCTCGGACGGTCAGGTCGTTCGCGAGCGGACCGGGCCTCAGTCTTGA
- the gyrB gene encoding DNA topoisomerase (ATP-hydrolyzing) subunit B — protein MTVLEGLEAVRKRPGMYIGSTGERGLHHLVYEIVDNAVDEALAGYADDIVVTLLADGGVSVLDNGRGIPVGEHPVEKRPAIELVLTTLHAGGKFDGKSYAVSGGLHGVGSAVVNALSTRLEAEVRVDGHVWRQSYTWQGPETELRKGEETSETGTRITFWPDPDIFETTEWNFETLSRRMQEMAFLNRGLSITLEDERPEHSDGEEDGSPHVVKYHYEGGIEDFVRYINARKDAAHESVIYFGDDTEGMSVEIAMQWNSSYAESVHTFANTINTAEGGTHEEGFRAALTTIVNRYARDKGLLRDKDDNLTGEDVREGLTAIISIKLADPQFEGQTKTKLGNTEAKSFVQKACNEHLRDWFEENPGEAKEIINKASQAARARVAARQARDLTRRKSLLESTSLPGKLSDCQSTDPSRSELYIVEGDSAGGSAKGGRDPHFQAILPIRGKILNVEKARIDKILKNNEVQAIITALGTGVHDEFDIARLRYHKIILMSDADVDGHHINTLLLTLLFRFMKPLIEAGHVYLSQPPLYKIKWDARGSEADYAYSDAERDAIIEAGVAAGKRDPRPRDLVQRFKGLGEMNANELWDTTMDPDNRVLLQVQLDDAAQADELFSVLMGEEVEPRREFIQRNAKDVRFLDI, from the coding sequence ATCACTGTCCTTGAAGGGCTTGAGGCGGTTCGCAAGCGCCCGGGCATGTACATCGGCTCGACCGGTGAGCGTGGCCTCCACCACCTCGTCTACGAGATCGTGGACAACGCGGTGGACGAGGCGCTGGCCGGCTACGCCGACGACATCGTGGTGACGCTGCTGGCGGACGGCGGTGTCAGCGTGCTCGACAACGGCCGTGGCATCCCGGTGGGCGAGCACCCTGTGGAGAAGCGGCCCGCCATCGAGCTGGTGCTGACCACCTTGCACGCGGGCGGCAAGTTCGACGGCAAGTCCTATGCCGTGTCCGGTGGCCTGCACGGTGTCGGCTCCGCGGTGGTGAACGCGCTGTCCACCCGGCTGGAGGCCGAGGTACGTGTCGACGGCCACGTATGGCGCCAGTCGTACACATGGCAGGGGCCCGAGACGGAGTTGCGCAAGGGTGAGGAGACCAGCGAGACCGGTACCCGCATCACCTTCTGGCCCGACCCCGACATCTTTGAGACCACCGAGTGGAACTTCGAGACCCTCTCCCGGCGCATGCAGGAGATGGCGTTCCTGAACCGCGGTTTGTCGATCACGCTGGAGGACGAGCGTCCCGAGCACAGCGACGGTGAGGAAGACGGCTCCCCGCATGTAGTGAAGTACCACTACGAGGGCGGCATCGAGGACTTCGTCCGCTACATCAACGCGCGCAAGGACGCCGCCCACGAGTCGGTGATCTACTTCGGCGACGACACCGAGGGCATGTCGGTCGAGATCGCCATGCAGTGGAACTCGTCCTACGCCGAGTCCGTCCACACCTTCGCCAACACGATCAACACGGCGGAGGGCGGCACCCACGAGGAGGGGTTCCGCGCGGCGCTGACCACGATCGTCAACCGGTACGCCCGTGACAAGGGGCTCCTGCGCGACAAGGACGACAACCTCACCGGCGAGGACGTCCGCGAGGGCCTCACCGCGATCATCTCCATCAAGCTGGCCGACCCGCAGTTCGAGGGCCAGACCAAGACCAAGCTCGGCAACACCGAGGCCAAGTCGTTCGTGCAGAAGGCGTGCAACGAGCACCTGCGGGACTGGTTCGAGGAGAACCCCGGTGAGGCCAAGGAGATCATCAACAAGGCGTCGCAGGCGGCGCGGGCCCGGGTGGCGGCGCGGCAGGCCCGCGACCTGACCCGGCGCAAGAGCCTGCTGGAGTCGACGTCGCTGCCGGGCAAACTGTCGGACTGCCAGTCCACCGACCCCTCCCGGTCGGAGCTGTACATCGTCGAGGGCGACTCGGCGGGCGGCTCGGCCAAGGGCGGCCGCGACCCGCACTTCCAGGCGATCCTCCCGATCCGCGGCAAGATCCTGAACGTGGAGAAGGCCAGGATCGACAAGATCCTGAAGAACAACGAGGTGCAGGCGATCATCACCGCCCTCGGCACCGGGGTCCACGACGAGTTCGACATCGCCCGGCTCCGCTATCACAAGATCATCCTGATGTCGGACGCCGACGTCGACGGCCACCACATCAACACGCTGCTGCTGACCCTGCTGTTCCGGTTCATGAAGCCGCTGATCGAGGCCGGGCACGTGTACCTGTCCCAGCCCCCGCTCTACAAGATCAAGTGGGACGCTCGGGGATCGGAAGCCGACTACGCCTACTCCGACGCCGAGCGTGACGCGATCATCGAGGCGGGCGTCGCGGCGGGCAAGCGCGACCCCCGTCCCCGCGACCTCGTCCAGCGCTTCAAGGGCCTCGGCGAGATGAACGCCAACGAGCTGTGGGACACCACGATGGACCCCGACAACCGGGTCCTGCTCCAGGTGCAGCTCGACGACGCCGCCCAGGCGGACGAGCTGTTCAGCGTGCTCATGGGCGAGGAGGTCGAACCCCGCCGGGAGTTCATCCAGCGCAACGCCAAGGACGTGCGCTTCCTCGACATCTGA
- the gnd gene encoding phosphogluconate dehydrogenase (NAD(+)-dependent, decarboxylating) — protein sequence MELGIIGLGKMGGNMAERLRRGGHTVVGYDRDPDVSDVGSIEELVERLTPPRAVWVMVPAGKPTADTVHRLGEILQRGDLVVDGGNSHYVDDRKHGEELAAKGIGFVDCGVSGGVWGLENGYALMVGGDEDNVKRLMPVFETLKPEGEFGFVHSGKIGAGHFVKMVHNGIEYAMMQAFGEGYELIEASDVVTNIPETFRSWQEGTVIRSWLLDLMNRTLANDPELDDIRGYANDSGEGRWTVQAAVDHAVPLPAITASLYARFASRQDDSPTMRVVAALRNQFGGHAVEEAKGADSPGADVKPPAV from the coding sequence ATGGAACTGGGGATCATCGGCCTGGGCAAGATGGGCGGCAACATGGCCGAGCGGCTGCGCCGGGGCGGCCACACGGTCGTCGGCTACGACCGCGATCCCGATGTCAGCGACGTCGGCTCGATCGAGGAGCTCGTCGAACGGCTGACACCGCCGCGCGCCGTGTGGGTGATGGTGCCCGCCGGGAAGCCGACCGCGGACACCGTCCACAGGCTGGGGGAGATCCTCCAGCGAGGCGACCTGGTCGTCGACGGCGGGAATTCACACTATGTGGACGACCGCAAGCACGGTGAGGAGCTGGCCGCCAAGGGCATCGGCTTCGTCGACTGCGGTGTCAGCGGCGGCGTGTGGGGGCTGGAGAACGGCTACGCCCTCATGGTCGGCGGCGACGAGGACAACGTGAAGCGGCTCATGCCGGTCTTCGAGACCCTCAAGCCCGAGGGCGAGTTCGGCTTCGTCCACTCCGGCAAGATCGGGGCCGGGCACTTCGTGAAGATGGTCCACAACGGCATCGAGTACGCGATGATGCAGGCGTTCGGCGAGGGGTACGAGCTGATCGAGGCCAGCGACGTCGTCACGAACATCCCAGAGACGTTCCGCAGCTGGCAGGAGGGCACGGTCATCCGGTCCTGGCTGCTGGACCTGATGAACCGGACGCTGGCGAACGATCCGGAGCTGGACGACATCCGCGGCTACGCCAACGACTCCGGCGAGGGCCGCTGGACCGTCCAGGCCGCCGTCGACCACGCGGTCCCGCTGCCGGCGATCACCGCGTCCCTCTACGCCCGCTTCGCCTCCCGCCAGGACGACTCGCCGACGATGCGGGTGGTGGCGGCGCTCCGCAACCAGTTCGGCGGCCACGCCGTGGAGGAGGCGAAGGGTGCCGACTCCCCCGGCGCCGACGTGAAACCGCCCGCTGTGTGA
- the yidD gene encoding membrane protein insertion efficiency factor YidD: MRSRQGDPFPSQHATAGAPGPVATVLILLVRAYRRFLSPLLGQQCRFQPSCSAYGLEALQTHGALRGTWLTARRIGRCHPFHPGGYDPVPPKKASTAASSNSGREESGPALAEPKELPGA; the protein is encoded by the coding sequence ATGAGGAGTCGGCAGGGGGACCCGTTCCCCTCCCAGCACGCCACGGCAGGGGCGCCAGGCCCCGTCGCCACGGTGCTGATCCTCCTCGTCCGCGCCTACCGCCGCTTCTTGAGTCCCCTGCTCGGGCAGCAGTGCCGCTTCCAGCCCAGTTGCAGCGCCTACGGCCTGGAGGCCCTCCAGACCCACGGCGCACTGCGCGGAACGTGGCTGACCGCCCGCCGGATCGGCCGGTGCCATCCCTTCCACCCCGGGGGCTACGACCCGGTACCGCCGAAGAAGGCGTCCACGGCGGCTTCTTCGAACTCCGGCCGCGAGGAGAGCGGCCCCGCCCTAGCAGAGCCCAAGGAGCTGCCCGGTGCTTGA
- the dnaA gene encoding chromosomal replication initiator protein DnaA, whose protein sequence is MDGQDLGSVWARTLTALAESDLSPSYRAWLPMVRPLALVEGTALLAAPNEFAKDALETRLRNLITQALSRELGREIRVAVTVQPEPPGGAGPGPGGGARAGGSEPLSAPVHESAPSYSDRPSDEHDRDRSYTDQSYGDRSYPEQPYNDPGYRTQSGVTHNPGSAGGYPQADEDRGWPQREAEHGGGYPPAPRPPAYGGRGAPFDGRGGQGYPGGRGRPPGGGGSEGYSGSEGYGGPEGYGKGPENYGPGPEGYGGGAEGYGGELPGRPPHAPSHLNDRTLGPLRPAGRAESPQGPENQLGGEPPLGLGDDPYKSAGPADKYRPEEPYRGEEPYRGEEPYRAEAGYRDEEADDTRGRGPGPGGPGGGGPGPGGSGPGPVGSAPGAPGVAPGVSGAPGGGSGSSGGGPGSGASEHARLNPKYTFETFVIGSSNRFAHAAAVAVAEQPAKAYNPLFIYGDSGLGKTHLLHAIGHYAQSLFNGARVRYVSSEEFTNDFINSIRDGKADGFRRRYRDVDILLVDDIQFLEGKEQTQEEFFHTFNTLHNASKQIVISSDRPPKELVTLEDRLRNRFEWGLTTDVQPPELETRIAILQKKARQEGLAAPPDVLEFIASQIATNIRELEGALIRVTAFASLNRQSVDMKLAEIVLKDLIPNDSGPEITAAMIMAQTVEYFGTTIEDLCGPSRSRMLVTARQIAMYLCRELTELSLPKIGQQFGGRDHTTVMHAERKIRSLMAERRAIYNQVTELTGRIKHQARKR, encoded by the coding sequence ATGGACGGTCAGGATCTCGGATCGGTCTGGGCCCGCACCCTCACTGCACTGGCTGAGAGCGACCTTTCTCCTAGCTACCGCGCTTGGTTGCCGATGGTCCGTCCGCTGGCCCTTGTGGAAGGCACTGCGCTCCTCGCGGCGCCGAACGAGTTCGCCAAGGACGCACTGGAGACGCGGCTTCGGAACCTCATCACGCAGGCGCTTTCGCGCGAGTTGGGCAGGGAGATCCGCGTCGCGGTGACCGTCCAGCCGGAGCCGCCTGGTGGAGCTGGGCCGGGCCCCGGCGGTGGCGCGCGCGCGGGAGGGAGCGAGCCGCTATCCGCGCCGGTGCACGAATCTGCACCTTCTTATAGCGATCGTCCCTCCGATGAACACGATCGAGACCGTTCCTACACGGACCAGTCATATGGGGACCGGTCCTACCCCGAGCAGCCGTACAACGATCCGGGGTACAGGACGCAGTCGGGAGTTACCCACAACCCTGGGTCCGCCGGTGGATATCCACAGGCGGACGAGGATCGTGGATGGCCGCAGCGGGAGGCCGAGCACGGCGGCGGCTATCCGCCCGCTCCGCGTCCGCCCGCATACGGAGGACGGGGCGCACCGTTCGACGGACGAGGCGGCCAGGGATATCCAGGCGGACGCGGACGCCCGCCCGGAGGCGGCGGATCGGAAGGCTACAGCGGCTCCGAAGGCTACGGCGGCCCAGAGGGTTATGGGAAAGGCCCAGAGAACTATGGTCCCGGGCCAGAGGGATACGGAGGAGGTGCAGAAGGCTACGGAGGGGAGCTTCCAGGACGGCCTCCGCATGCGCCTTCGCATCTGAACGACCGGACTCTGGGACCGCTCCGGCCCGCAGGCCGCGCCGAGTCCCCGCAGGGGCCAGAGAACCAGCTGGGTGGCGAGCCTCCGCTAGGGCTCGGGGACGATCCGTACAAGAGCGCCGGGCCTGCGGATAAGTACCGTCCAGAGGAGCCTTATCGCGGGGAAGAGCCCTACCGCGGAGAAGAGCCCTATCGGGCAGAGGCCGGCTACCGGGACGAGGAGGCCGACGACACGCGCGGCCGCGGTCCAGGCCCCGGAGGACCGGGTGGCGGCGGCCCAGGGCCTGGCGGAAGCGGCCCGGGCCCGGTCGGAAGCGCCCCCGGTGCGCCGGGTGTCGCGCCGGGTGTCTCCGGGGCGCCTGGCGGCGGGTCCGGTTCCTCCGGCGGAGGCCCGGGGTCCGGCGCGTCCGAGCACGCCCGTCTCAACCCGAAGTACACGTTCGAGACCTTCGTCATCGGTTCGTCCAACCGGTTCGCGCATGCCGCCGCCGTCGCGGTCGCCGAGCAGCCGGCCAAGGCGTACAACCCGTTGTTCATCTACGGGGACTCCGGTCTCGGCAAGACGCACCTCCTCCACGCCATCGGGCATTACGCGCAAAGTCTCTTCAATGGCGCGCGTGTCCGTTATGTAAGCTCTGAGGAGTTCACGAACGACTTCATCAACTCGATCCGGGACGGAAAGGCCGATGGCTTCCGGCGCCGGTACCGGGATGTGGACATCCTCCTCGTCGACGACATCCAGTTCCTTGAGGGCAAGGAGCAGACGCAGGAGGAGTTCTTCCACACCTTCAACACGCTCCACAACGCGAGCAAGCAGATCGTGATCTCCAGTGATCGTCCCCCTAAGGAGCTGGTGACGTTGGAGGACCGCCTCCGCAACCGCTTCGAGTGGGGTCTGACGACGGACGTCCAGCCGCCCGAGCTGGAGACGCGGATCGCGATCCTGCAGAAGAAGGCGCGGCAGGAGGGACTCGCCGCGCCGCCCGACGTGCTGGAGTTCATCGCCTCGCAGATCGCGACGAACATCCGCGAGCTGGAGGGCGCGCTGATCCGGGTCACGGCGTTCGCGAGCCTGAACCGGCAGTCGGTGGACATGAAGCTGGCGGAGATCGTCCTGAAGGACCTCATCCCCAACGACTCCGGCCCGGAGATCACCGCGGCGATGATCATGGCGCAGACGGTCGAGTACTTCGGGACGACGATCGAGGACCTCTGCGGGCCGTCGCGGTCGCGGATGCTGGTGACGGCCCGGCAGATCGCGATGTACCTGTGCCGGGAGTTGACCGAGCTGTCCCTCCCCAAGATCGGCCAGCAGTTCGGGGGGCGCGACCACACGACGGTCATGCACGCCGAGCGCAAGATCCGGTCGCTCATGGCCGAGCGCCGCGCCATCTACAACCAGGTGACGGAACTGACCGGGCGCATCAAGCACCAGGCCCGCAAGCGCTGA
- the rpmH gene encoding 50S ribosomal protein L34 has translation MSKRTFQPNNRRRHKKHGFRLRMRTRAGRAILSGRRGKGRARIAV, from the coding sequence GTGAGCAAGCGTACTTTCCAGCCGAACAACCGTCGCCGCCACAAGAAGCACGGCTTCCGGCTGCGCATGCGCACCCGCGCCGGGCGCGCCATTCTCTCCGGGCGGCGCGGCAAGGGCCGCGCCCGTATCGCGGTCTGA
- a CDS encoding DUF721 domain-containing protein — protein MAREALAQAKADALKRGTLPGQGGKRRQTKLVRVREPGRGGDPKLFSAAIRELLSSRGWEQRAAVGGVFGNWAGIVGPELAEHTRPEHFEEGVLTVAADSTTWATQLRLLSSTLVRRLNEELGHGTVSRVKVTGPSSGPRRTGAWRVR, from the coding sequence ATGGCCCGCGAGGCGCTCGCCCAGGCGAAGGCCGACGCACTCAAGCGCGGCACACTCCCCGGCCAGGGGGGCAAGCGCAGGCAGACCAAGCTCGTCCGCGTGAGGGAGCCGGGACGTGGCGGCGATCCCAAGCTGTTCAGCGCGGCGATCCGCGAGCTCCTGTCGTCCCGGGGATGGGAGCAGCGGGCGGCCGTCGGAGGCGTGTTCGGGAACTGGGCGGGGATCGTCGGCCCGGAATTGGCAGAGCACACCCGTCCGGAGCACTTCGAGGAGGGTGTGCTGACCGTCGCGGCAGACTCCACGACCTGGGCGACACAGCTGCGGCTCCTGTCGTCCACACTCGTCCGGCGCCTGAACGAGGAACTCGGCCACGGCACCGTCAGCCGGGTCAAGGTGACCGGTCCCTCTTCTGGGCCGCGCCGCACGGGCGCCTGGCGTGTCCGCTGA
- a CDS encoding protein jag, which translates to MSQTDTTEVDVQALEQEGEIAADYIEGLLDIGDYDGDIDMDVEGERAIVAVVGGSLDELVGKRGEVLEALQELTRLAVHRQTGNRTRLMLDIGGYRERRRAELTKMGTDVADEVKQGGKPKPLAPMTPFERKVVHDAVAAAGLRSESEGEEPERYVVVYPA; encoded by the coding sequence TTGAGCCAGACCGACACCACCGAGGTCGACGTCCAGGCGCTCGAACAGGAAGGCGAGATCGCCGCCGACTACATCGAGGGCCTGCTGGACATCGGTGACTACGACGGCGACATCGACATGGACGTCGAGGGCGAGCGCGCGATCGTCGCCGTCGTCGGCGGCTCCCTGGACGAACTGGTCGGCAAGCGCGGTGAGGTCCTGGAGGCGCTGCAGGAGCTGACCCGGCTGGCCGTCCACCGCCAGACCGGCAACCGCACCCGCCTCATGCTCGACATCGGCGGCTACCGCGAGCGCCGCCGCGCCGAGCTCACCAAGATGGGCACGGACGTCGCCGACGAGGTCAAACAGGGTGGCAAGCCCAAGCCCCTGGCCCCGATGACCCCGTTCGAACGCAAGGTCGTCCACGACGCGGTCGCCGCCGCGGGCCTGCGCAGCGAGTCCGAGGGCGAGGAGCCCGAGCGCTACGTCGTCGTCTACCCCGCCTGA
- the dnaN gene encoding DNA polymerase III subunit beta, with the protein MKFRIDRDALADAVAWTARTLPVRPPVPVLAGMHIVAGGGEHSDRLKLSAFDYEVSAQVSTDIDVEEAGTALVSGRLLAEISRSLPPHPVEVSTDGAKVMLRCGSAKFTLLTMPVEDYPTLPEMPPAAGAVGSDEFAAAVAQVAIAAGKDDTIPMLTGVRVEIEGETVTLASTDRYRLAVRELHWKPERPDFSAVALVPAKTLADTAKSLTSGAEVSIALAGTGGTGEGMIGFEGGGRRTTSRLLDGDFVKYRSLLPSEYAGLAEIQTAPFIEAVKRVSLVAERNTPVRLSFSQGEVVLEAGTGDEAQAVEALEATLEGDDIDIAFNPGFLLDGLSAIGSDVARLSFTTPTKPAVLTGKPPQDGENPNYRYLIMPVRLSG; encoded by the coding sequence TTGAAGTTCCGCATCGACAGAGACGCCCTTGCCGACGCCGTCGCCTGGACGGCGCGTACGCTCCCGGTCCGGCCCCCGGTTCCGGTGCTCGCGGGCATGCACATCGTCGCCGGGGGTGGAGAACACAGCGACCGGCTGAAGCTCTCTGCGTTCGACTACGAGGTCTCCGCCCAGGTGTCCACCGACATCGACGTGGAGGAGGCGGGCACCGCGCTGGTGTCCGGCCGCCTGCTCGCCGAGATCTCGCGCAGCCTTCCTCCCCACCCTGTGGAGGTGTCCACCGACGGGGCGAAGGTGATGCTCCGTTGCGGCAGCGCGAAGTTCACACTCCTCACCATGCCTGTGGAGGACTACCCGACCCTTCCGGAGATGCCGCCGGCCGCGGGCGCGGTGGGCAGCGACGAGTTCGCCGCCGCCGTCGCGCAGGTCGCCATCGCCGCGGGCAAGGACGACACCATCCCGATGCTGACCGGCGTTCGCGTGGAGATCGAGGGCGAGACCGTCACGCTCGCGTCCACCGACCGCTACCGGCTGGCCGTCCGGGAGCTGCACTGGAAGCCCGAGCGGCCGGACTTCTCCGCCGTCGCGCTGGTCCCGGCGAAGACGCTGGCCGACACCGCCAAGTCGCTGACCTCGGGCGCCGAGGTGTCGATCGCGCTCGCCGGGACGGGCGGGACCGGCGAGGGCATGATCGGCTTCGAGGGCGGCGGCCGCCGCACGACCTCACGGCTGCTGGACGGCGACTTCGTCAAGTACCGGTCGCTGCTGCCGAGCGAGTACGCGGGCCTGGCCGAGATCCAGACCGCCCCGTTCATCGAGGCCGTCAAGCGCGTGTCGCTCGTCGCCGAGCGGAACACCCCTGTGCGGCTCTCGTTCAGCCAGGGCGAGGTCGTCCTGGAGGCCGGGACCGGCGACGAGGCACAGGCCGTGGAGGCGCTGGAGGCGACGCTGGAGGGCGACGACATCGACATCGCCTTCAACCCCGGGTTCCTGCTCGACGGGCTCTCCGCGATCGGCTCGGACGTCGCCCGGCTGTCCTTCACGACCCCGACCAAGCCCGCCGTGCTCACCGGCAAGCCGCCGCAGGACGGGGAGAACCCGAACTACCGTTATCTGATCATGCCTGTGCGGTTGTCTGGGTAA
- the yidC gene encoding membrane protein insertase YidC encodes MLDWLYEIVAQLIVWIHTALSTVVPKDSGWAWGGSIILLTVLLRLAMVPLFVKQIHASRKMQELNPKVQALRKKYKNDKQRLNQEVMKLYQENGANPLSGCLPLLVQMPVFIGLFQTLKRISDAKEGHDVFALKWELVESAQNANIFGAHIPDTFLNAWGADPKSWTAIIVTAIAVVISSCTTFFTVRASMKRQPVTDDANPMMQAQKMMVFLAPLFGLFGLGFPLGVLMYWVTSNSWTLAQQHYIYKKYPPLAANGDGNGTTPAKGAPAKGAPVKGKAGAKGTSTSSGVKAKLKKDTAPAPEPEDTKPKVVRNQPTRKSRSKRSGSQKR; translated from the coding sequence GTGCTTGATTGGCTGTACGAGATCGTCGCTCAGCTCATTGTGTGGATCCACACAGCGCTGAGCACCGTCGTCCCCAAGGACAGTGGATGGGCCTGGGGCGGCTCCATCATCCTGCTGACCGTCCTGCTACGGCTGGCCATGGTCCCCCTCTTCGTGAAGCAGATCCATGCCTCGCGCAAGATGCAGGAGCTGAACCCCAAGGTCCAGGCGCTGCGTAAGAAATACAAGAACGACAAGCAGCGACTCAACCAGGAGGTCATGAAGCTCTACCAGGAGAACGGCGCCAACCCGCTCTCAGGTTGCCTGCCGCTCCTGGTGCAGATGCCGGTCTTCATCGGCCTCTTCCAGACCCTCAAGCGGATCTCGGACGCCAAGGAGGGCCACGACGTCTTCGCGCTCAAGTGGGAGCTCGTCGAGAGCGCCCAGAACGCGAACATCTTCGGCGCCCACATCCCGGACACCTTCCTCAACGCCTGGGGAGCCGACCCCAAGAGCTGGACGGCGATCATCGTCACCGCCATCGCGGTGGTGATCAGCTCCTGCACCACGTTCTTCACCGTCCGCGCCAGCATGAAGCGCCAGCCCGTCACCGACGACGCCAACCCGATGATGCAGGCGCAGAAGATGATGGTCTTCCTCGCTCCCCTCTTCGGCCTCTTCGGACTGGGCTTCCCCCTCGGCGTCCTCATGTACTGGGTCACGTCCAACAGCTGGACGCTCGCCCAGCAGCACTACATCTACAAGAAGTACCCGCCACTCGCCGCGAACGGCGACGGGAACGGCACGACCCCCGCCAAGGGCGCTCCGGCGAAGGGTGCTCCCGTCAAGGGCAAGGCCGGCGCGAAGGGCACGTCCACCTCGTCCGGGGTCAAGGCGAAGCTCAAGAAGGACACCGCACCGGCCCCCGAGCCCGAGGACACCAAGCCCAAGGTCGTCCGGAATCAGCCGACCCGTAAGTCGCGCAGCAAGCGCAGCGGCAGCCAGAAGCGCTAG
- the rnpA gene encoding ribonuclease P protein component: MLPSGHRMRRRDDFTLAVRRGRRAGRPNVVVHLLHREGDPGAAGPPLVGFIVARTVGNAVVRNSVRRRLRHQVRAHLDRLPAGSLLVVRANPAAGKARPDELAADLESALDRLLRPASKGRR; encoded by the coding sequence ATGCTGCCGTCCGGGCACCGGATGCGGCGGCGGGACGACTTCACGCTGGCCGTCCGGCGCGGTCGCCGCGCCGGACGGCCGAACGTCGTCGTCCACCTGCTCCACCGGGAAGGGGACCCCGGAGCGGCCGGACCGCCGCTGGTCGGGTTCATCGTGGCGCGCACGGTGGGGAACGCCGTCGTCCGCAACTCGGTTCGCCGCCGGCTCCGGCACCAGGTGCGCGCGCACCTGGACCGTCTCCCAGCGGGTAGCCTGCTCGTAGTGCGCGCCAACCCCGCCGCGGGGAAGGCGCGTCCTGACGAACTGGCCGCGGATCTGGAGTCGGCGCTCGACCGGCTGCTGCGGCCCGCGTCCAAGGGGCGGAGATGA